The following coding sequences lie in one Mycobacterium sp. Z3061 genomic window:
- the htpG gene encoding molecular chaperone HtpG yields the protein MNAQVEQLEFQAEARQLLDLMVHSVYSNKDSFLRELISNASDALDKLRIEALRNKELEVDTSDLHIELEIDKEARTLTIRDNGIGMTRAEVVDLIGTLAKSGTAELRKQLKDAKDAQASEELIGQFGIGFYSSFMVADKVELLTRKAGESEATRWESSGEGTYTIEAVEGAPQGTSVTLHLKPEDAEDELHDYTSEWKLKSLVKQYSDFIAWPIRMEVERHIQVPVEEGSEETNEEVVIETETLNSMKALWARPKDEVSEEEYKEFYKHIAHAWDDPLEVIAMKAEGTFEYQALLFLPSQAPFDLFNQDAKVGVQLYVKRVFIMADCEELMPVYLRFVKGVVDAQDLSLNVSREILQKDRQINAIRRRLTKKVLSTIKEIQAERPDDYRTFWTQFGKVLKEGLMSDFDNQEALLSISSFASTHSEEEPTTLAQYVERMKEGQTQIFYATGASRQLLEKSPHLEAFKAKGYEVLLLTDPVDEVWVGVVNEFDGKQLQSVAKGEVDLDSDEETSEAEREEQQKEFADLLTWLKETLSEHVKEVRLSTRLTDSPACLITDAFGITPALARLYQASGQDVPVGKRTLELNPNHPLVTGLRQAHADRPDDTSVAETAELLYGIALLAEGGSLDDPARFAGLLADRLTRTV from the coding sequence ATGAACGCGCAGGTCGAGCAGCTGGAATTCCAGGCAGAAGCCCGGCAACTGCTGGATTTGATGGTCCATTCGGTCTACTCCAACAAGGACTCGTTCCTTCGGGAGCTGATCTCCAACGCCTCCGACGCGCTGGACAAGCTGCGCATCGAGGCGCTCCGCAACAAAGAGCTCGAGGTGGACACGTCCGACCTGCACATCGAACTCGAGATTGACAAGGAAGCCAGAACGCTCACCATCCGCGACAACGGGATCGGCATGACGCGCGCCGAGGTGGTGGATCTGATTGGGACGCTGGCCAAGTCAGGCACCGCGGAGTTGCGCAAACAACTCAAGGACGCCAAGGACGCTCAAGCGTCCGAGGAACTCATCGGCCAGTTCGGCATCGGCTTCTACTCGTCGTTCATGGTGGCCGACAAGGTCGAACTGCTGACCCGCAAGGCCGGCGAGAGCGAAGCCACCAGGTGGGAATCCAGCGGCGAGGGCACCTACACGATCGAAGCGGTCGAGGGTGCCCCACAGGGCACGTCGGTCACCCTGCACCTCAAGCCCGAGGACGCCGAGGACGAACTGCACGACTACACCTCGGAGTGGAAGCTCAAGAGCCTGGTCAAGCAGTATTCGGACTTCATCGCGTGGCCCATCCGCATGGAGGTGGAGCGACACATCCAGGTCCCGGTAGAAGAAGGCTCCGAGGAGACCAACGAAGAAGTCGTCATCGAGACCGAAACCCTCAACTCGATGAAGGCCCTGTGGGCCAGGCCGAAGGACGAGGTCTCCGAGGAGGAGTACAAGGAGTTCTACAAGCACATCGCGCATGCCTGGGACGACCCGCTCGAGGTCATTGCGATGAAGGCCGAAGGCACCTTCGAATACCAGGCGCTGCTGTTCCTCCCGTCGCAGGCGCCCTTCGACCTGTTCAACCAGGACGCCAAAGTCGGCGTGCAGCTCTACGTCAAGCGCGTCTTCATCATGGCCGACTGCGAAGAGCTGATGCCGGTCTATCTGCGCTTCGTCAAGGGTGTCGTCGACGCGCAAGACTTGTCGCTCAACGTTTCCCGCGAGATCTTGCAGAAGGACCGGCAGATCAACGCGATCCGCCGGCGGCTGACCAAAAAGGTGTTGTCGACGATCAAGGAGATCCAGGCGGAGCGGCCGGACGATTACCGCACCTTCTGGACACAGTTCGGCAAGGTCCTCAAGGAGGGCCTGATGTCGGACTTCGACAACCAGGAAGCCCTGCTGTCCATCTCCTCGTTCGCCTCCACCCACAGCGAGGAGGAACCCACCACTCTGGCCCAGTACGTCGAGCGGATGAAGGAAGGCCAGACGCAGATCTTCTACGCCACTGGTGCTTCCCGTCAGCTCCTGGAGAAGTCGCCGCACCTGGAGGCGTTCAAGGCCAAGGGTTACGAGGTGCTGCTGCTCACCGACCCGGTCGACGAGGTCTGGGTGGGCGTGGTCAACGAGTTCGACGGCAAGCAGTTGCAGTCGGTGGCCAAGGGTGAAGTGGATCTGGACTCCGACGAAGAGACCTCGGAGGCGGAGCGCGAAGAGCAGCAGAAAGAGTTCGCCGACCTGCTCACCTGGCTCAAGGAGACCTTGAGCGAACACGTCAAGGAAGTGCGGTTGTCCACCCGGCTGACTGACTCGCCGGCCTGCCTGATCACCGACGCCTTCGGCATCACCCCCGCTCTGGCCCGCCTGTACCAGGCGTCCGGGCAGGACGTTCCGGTCGGCAAACGGACCCTGGAACTCAATCCGAACCACCCGCTGGTCACCGGTCTGCGGCAGGCTCATGCCGACCGCCCGGACGACACCTCGGTCGCCGAGACGGCCGAATTGCTCTACGGCATAGCCCTGCTGGCCGAGGGTGGTTCGCTGGACGACCCGGCGCGCTTTGCCGGGCTGTTGGCCGACCGGCTGACGCGTACCGTGTAG